The following proteins come from a genomic window of Miscanthus floridulus cultivar M001 chromosome 2, ASM1932011v1, whole genome shotgun sequence:
- the LOC136535872 gene encoding pyruvate decarboxylase 2-like has protein sequence MDTHIGSVDGPAAASNHTVGWPASAPGCPMASTPAQPAETLSAGEASLGRHLARRLVQIGVNDVFAVPGDFNLTLLDHLIAEPGLRLVGCCNELNAGYAADGYARARGVGACAVTFTVGGLSVLNAIAGAYSENLPVICIAGGPNSNDYGTNRILHHTIGLPDFSQELRCFQTVTCHQAVVTNLDDAHEQIDTAIATALKESKPVYLSISCNLPGLPHPTFSRDPVPFFLAPRMSNKMGLEAAVEATVEFLNKAVKPVLVGGPKLRVAKAGKSFVDLVDASGFAYAVMPSAKGLVPETHPHFIGTYWGAVSTAFCAEIVESADAYLFAGPIFNDYSSVGYSFLLKKDKAIIVQPERVIVGNGPAFGCVMMKEYLSELAKRVKKNTTAYENYKRIFVPEGHPLESEPNEPLRVNVLFKHIQKMLTGDSAMIAETGDSWFNCQKLKLPEGCGYEFQMQYGSIGWSVGALLGYAQGANQKRVIACIGDGSFQVTAQDVSTMLRCEQNSIIFLINNGGYTIEVEIHDGPYNVIKNWNYTGFVDAIHNGEGKCWTSKVKCEEELMAAIETALGEKKDCLCFIEVIAHKDDTSKELLEWGSRVSAANSRPPNPQ, from the exons ATGGACACCCACATCGGATCCGTGGAcgggccggcggcggcgtcgaACCACACGGTGGGCTGGCCGGCATCGGCGCCGGGGTGCCCGATGGCGTCCACGCCGGCGCAGCCCGCGGAGACCCTGTCGGCGGGGGAGGCGTCGCTGGGGCGCCACCTCGCGCGCCGCCTCGTGCAGATCGGCGTCAACGACGTCTTCGCGGTCCCCGGGGACTTCAACCTCACGCTGCTCGACCACCTGATCGCCGAGCCCGGGCTGCGCCTCGTCGGCTGCTGCAACGAGCTCAACGCCGGGTACGCGGCCGACGGgtacgcgcgcgcgcgcggcgtcGGGGCCTGCGCCGTCACCTTCACCGTCGGGGGCCTCAGCGTGCTCAACGCCATCGCGGGCGCCTACAGCGAGAACCTGCCCGTCATCTGCATCGCCGGCGGGCCCAACTCCAACGACTACGGGACCAACCGCATCCTCCACCACACCATCGGCCTCCCCGACTTCTCGCAGGAGCTGCGCTGCTTCCAGACCGTCACCTGCCACCAG GCGGTGGTGACCAATCTGGACGACGCGCACGAGCAGATCGACACGGCCATTGCCACGGCACTGAAAGAGAGCAAACCGGTGTACCTCAGCATCAGCTGCAACCTCCCCGGGTTGCCTCACCCTACCTTTAGCCGTGACCCCGTGCCCTTCTTCCTTGCCCCCAG GATGAGCAACAAGATGGGGCTAGAGGCTGCAGTGGAGGCAACTGTTGAATTCCTGAACAAGGCGGTGAAGCCAGTGCTTGTCGGTGGCCCCAAACTGCGTGTGGCAAAGGCAGGAAAGTCATTTGTCGATCTGGTAGATGCCAGTGGCTTTGCCTATGCAGTGATGCCATCGGCCAAGGGCCTTGTGCCAGAGACGCACCCTCACTTCATCGGCACCTACTGGGGCGCCGTCAGCACTGCCTTCTGTGCTGAGATTGTTGAGTCCGCAGATGCCTACCTCTTTGCTGGCCCCATTTTCAATGACTACAGCTCTGTTGGCTACTCATTCCTCCTCAAGAAGGACAAGGCCATCATCGTCCAGCCTGAGCGTGTGATAGTTGGGAATGGGCCTGCATTCGGatgtgtgatgatgaaggagtacTTGTCTGAATTGGCTAAGAGGGTTAAGAAGAACACCACTGCCTATGAGAACTACAAGAGAATCTTTGTACCTGAGGGCCACCCGCTGGAAAGCGAGCCGAATGAGCCACTGCGAGTCAATGTGCTCTTCAAGCACATCCAGAAGATGTTGACCGGTGATAGTGCCATGATCGCTGAGACCGGTGACTCCTGGTTCAACTGCCAGAAGCTTAAGCTGCCAGAAGGCTGTGG ATATGAATTCCAAATGCAGTATGGTTCAATTGGATGGTCAGTGGGTGCATTGCTTGGCTATGCTCAGGGTGCGAACCAGAAGCGTGTGATTGCCTGCATTGGTGATGGGAGCTTCCAG GTTACAGCACAGGATGTGTCAACTATGCTGCGATGTGAGCAGAACAGCATAATCTTCCTGATCAACAATGGTGGGTACACTATTGAGGTGGAAATCCATGACGGACCATACAACGTCATCAAGAACTGGAACTACACTGGCTTTGTGGATGCCATCCACAATGGAGAGGGCAAGTGCTGGACCTCCAAG GTGAAGTGCGAGGAGGAGCTGATGGCAGCTATTGAGACGGCGCTAGGGGAGAAGAAGGACTGCCTGTGCTTCATCGAGGTGATCGCGCACAAGGACGACACCAGCAAAGAGCTGCTGGAATGGGGTTCCAGGGTTTCTGCTGCCAACTCCCGGCCACCGAATCCTCAGTAG